The window GACCTCGGTCCTTGTTTCCAGCCGCCGGTGGGGAGCTCTTTTGCTCCCAAACCGGCGGTTTTTTTTGTGCATTTGATTTCTCCGTTCAGGATCATTTTGGTAGCAGGGTGTATCTGTGGTAAAATCCCTGCCCATGGATATAGCGATTCAGTCTTTGAGTACGGTGCAGACTGATCTTCGGCAAAAACTCTCTCAGGGTGCGCAGAAGATCTTTTGGGATACCGCCGAAGTGAAAAACTTTCCTTCCGAAGCGGAACGGCAAGTCTTCATCTACAAATACTTTTCATACTATCTGGAAACAAACCCGGACCTCTTTATCTGTGCCTTTTTGGGAGAGCAGGTGTACGGCTATATTTGCGGTGTGGCTGATACGCGAAAACACCGGGAGTTATACCACTGTGCCGATCACATACCCATCTTCGATGATCTCTATGAGGAGTATCCAGCCCACCTGCATATTAACCTGGCAGCCGAGAGCCGGGGCATGGGTCTTGGCGGCCGACTGGTTGCAGCGCTGGAAAAGGTTCTTCGCCGTGAAACGGAGGCCTGCGGTTTACACCTTGTTACCAGCGAAGGGGCGCGGAACGTGGGGTTCTATCGGAAAAATGGTTTCACCCGGGAGGTTTCCCGGGGTATTTTGCCCGAAGAACCGCGGATGCTCTTTATGGGAAAGCGACTCTAGCCTATACTGGGAAATATGGTCTCAGTCTTTGGCATTGGAAATCCCCTGATTGATCTGGTCTTTCGAGCCTCCGATCAGGATCTGTCGGCCCTTGGTCTGGATAAGGGAATCATGCATCTGGTTTCACAATCGCGGCAGGAAGAGATTCTGCGCTATTTTACGGGATCCCTGCCGGAGTATCGTCCCGGCGGATCCGCTCCAAACACGCTTGTTGCCCTGGCGGGGCTGGGTGTTTCTGCTGTAGTCGCCGGAAAGATCGGAAACGATTCCTTTGGCGAGATTTATCAGCAGCAGGTTGCATCCTGCGGAATAACATCACGGCTTGTTGAGGGAGTCGGCCCCACGGGATCCAGCATCATTCTGGTGACGCCCGACGGCGAACGCACCATGAATACGCATCTGGGAATGTGCCAGAGTTTTTCTGTTGCCGATCTGGATGAAGCTCTTCTGAAACGTTCTGCCCTTGATGGAGGGTACCTCTATTTTACCGGCTACATGTGGGACACAGAATCCCAGAAGGCAGCAATCCGTCGGGCCATAGAGATCTCCCGGGATGCCGGGGGCAAGGTGGTTTTTGATCTGGCCGATCCCTTTGCAGTTGAACGGTACCGTGAAGATTTCCTCAATCTTCTGGAGCATCATGTCGATGTTGTTTTTGCAAACCGACGGGAAGCAGAGATCCTCCTGGGAAACGCAGCTGGAAAGGGTGATCCTCGGGAGATGGTGCAAAGTATTGCACAAATGGTTTCTGTAGCTGCTTTGAAAGTGGGAAAAGAGGGATCCTTTGTAGCGGATTCGCAGATTCGGAAAATAGACGCCCGGGTTGTGAAGGCTCTGGATACAACCGGGGCCGGTGATATGTACGCAGCGGGTTTTCTTGCCGGTCTGGTCGCTGGAGCAGATCCCGGGCAGTGCGGGGAGATTGCCGGATATCTGGCGGAAGAGGTGATTCAGCGCGTGGGGGCTCAGTTCGGCATCGATGAAATGCGGACTCTCCGAAGCTCTTTACCGGGATTTCTCTCTCTGTGAGCTGTCCCGCCATGCGCCGCCTCTTTGATAGTTCGGTGCTCCAGCTCCAGCGGGGAGCTTCATCATGGATTCCGACCGGTTAGCAGGTAAAACAGGTGAAGAAGGAAAGATAATGTCAGACGAATCATCGTTGCTCGTGTTTGATTACGAAGGATTTTTTGTGAGGGTCATGGCTGACCAGGAGCTGGCCAGGATGATTGCTTCAGCTTTTCTGCAAGACACGCCTGGATTGATCCAGAAGATGGTGGAAGCTCTGGAGAGGGATGATTACGAGACGATCCTGCGCCAGGCCCACACGATCAAAGGTGCCTCTGCCAATGTGGGCGGTCAGGTTCTGTGCTACGTTGCCCAGGAACTGGAGCACAGCGCTCGAAAGGCCCGGCACGACGACTGTGTGACCGCTCTGTGCGAGCTCCAGGACGCCTGGACTGCCCTGGACAAGGAAATCCGCAAAAACCTGGACCTTTCCTGACGATATCCCGGGAGCGCTAGAGATAGTCGAGCCAGTTGCTCCCGTCGTGATATTCTTCAACCAGGGTTGTTCGGGTTTTTCCTGTGTAGACCGCAAGAAGGACGTGGATCTCTTCTTTGAGTACCGCCACGGCGTTATCGATCAGGTCCGGCCGATAGCCGCGGTCACCCAGGGCAAGGACCTGATTGAGACAGATGATTCTTCCCAGGGCTCGACCCAAGGCAACGCGTTTTCTCTGATCCATTGCAGGAGATGGCGAGAAATTGAGAACCTGTCCAAGGTCGGGAGTAGCAGCGGCGGTGAGCGGGTAGGTTCCCAGAAAACGACCCAATTGGTGTTCTCCCGATTTTTTCAGCGCTTTAAGTATCGCCTCGGTTATCTGATGGTAGAGAATATCGTTGGATCCTTCGAAAATCTGGAAGGGCCGGCTGTCCACCAGGGCCTGCCCGGCGATGTGATCCTTGCGGTAGCCTGTTGCGCCGAAGAGTTGCAGTAATGACTGGGCTCCCTGCTGCATCATATCGGTGACGACGGTTTTCACGGCGTTTGCGGCGATCCCGTCGGAAGAGCAGTCTCTGCTCACCGAGGCCGCTTGGGAGCTATAGACGCACAGAGCGGCAGCGGTGGTATGGAAGGCCTGGATCTCTGCCAGCCTGTCTTGCACCTGATCGTACTGCATGAGCGACCGGCCTCCTACCTGACGGTTTCGGGTATGGAGGATTGCCTCGTCCAGGAGCCTGTGGAGGAATCCCAGTGCCATACCGGGAAATTGCAGGCGACTGCGGTGGAGAAGATCCAGAAGCATGACCAGTCCGCTTCCCGGTGAATGAAGGCGGTGGGATTCGGGTACCACCGTATCGAGGTGGTTTCTTCCGTAGGGTATCATGGACAGACCCAGGTTGTTATAGCGTTCTTCCACGGTGATTCCCCCGAAAGACCGTTCCCAGACAAAAAAGCTGATACTCCGTTCCAGATCTCCCCGGGGGGTCTCGCCGCGGGCTGTGAGAAGCCAGAAGTCAGCTTGCCCGGTGAGCCCGCCCCAGTGCTTTGTTCCCTGAATCCGGAATCCTTCACCTTCACGGCGGAAGCGGGTCTGCATCTGAAGCGCCTCGGACCCGAAGAGCGGTTCGGTGATCATGAGCCCGCCCAAAACAGGTTGGGTCATGAAGCGGGAAAAGACCGATTGCTGAACCTCCGGGGGACCATATTTGGAGAGGGGCTGCAGAAAAAGAGCTCCGTTTATTCCCAGGGTAAGCGAAAGAGGTAGTGAGTGGTACGATGCGGTCTCCAGCATGGCCAGCGTTTCTGATACCTTCTGGTCCCGCCCTCCGAAGCGAGAGGGAACGAAGACCGAGAGGGGATTCGTTTCCAGTACTGCTTCAATAAACCCCTCTGGCATGCCTGGGGAGAGGACACTTTTTCCGGTATAGGTGGTGGAGAAGAGCTTCTCCAGGCGGCTTTCAAAGCGGCTGATGAACTCGTGAAACGATTCGGGCGAATTGAGGCTACTCATGAATCACATAATACATTATAAAAACGATAAGGTAAAGAATGAAAGGGCTCTTTCCGGTGCCGGGGTGGTTCACCGGCCCGGAAGGAGCCTCGTCGGGCCGGATATCTGCCATCCGGGAACCGACGCTGGCGTCTTAATGGGTGACCGAGAGAATCTCCACAACCCAGGTGGTATCGGGAGCCTGGCATTGTACTTTGGTTCCTGCAGACTCGCCGATCAGCGCGGCACCCAGGGGTGCCAGAACCGATATGTTTCGCTTTTCTGCATCAGCCTCGACAGGAAAGACAAGGCGTGCTTTCTCGGTGGTCCCGGAAAGGGGGTTGTGGTATTCAACGGTAGATCCCATGCCCACAATATTTTCGGGAATATGACCCTCGGGGACAATCACTGCATCTGATAACTCGGCCAGGAGTGTCTTCAGGTGGAGTGCTTTGAGATTGCCCTTGGATTTCATCGATTTGAGAATTCCCGTGAGTTTTTGATGCTCAGTACTCGAAAGATGAATGTTCTTGGTTGTAGTCATGCGGATCCTCCTTGATGTCCGTAGAATGGAAAAAAGCCGATCGCCGTAGCGATCGGCTCCCTTGGGCGCGGACAATGAGCTGGTAACCGATGATAGTGTAGGTCCGGAACGGCACCCCTTCAACCAGCAATAACCTTGTACGATCAGTGCATGTTATATACAAGGTTATTTCCAGGAGATGTCGCTTTTTGATGTGCCATGGGCAAAGGTGCTGGCGGTATTTCTGAGAAACGAAGCCAGGTGGACACTTTCGCAGGATATACCGGCTTTTTTTCGAATGTTGTGACGGTGGCGCTCGATTGTGGAGCCCGTGATGCCCAGGGCGTGAGCTATCTGTTTTGTCGAGAGGCCCGATGCGATCAAGTCGGCTATTTCCTGTTCTCGCGGACTCAAACGGAGCGAGAGTTCCCGATGACGGGAGGTGCGGGGAGCGCCGAATTGCAACAGGGCGTTGCGGAGCGCTGCGCCGAGGGCTTTTTCGGCAGGACCCGTGAGAAATGATTCCAGCCGTGAAAGAATCGGGAAGATCCGGCTGTTCAGATCCTGCTGCAGATCTGTTTGATAGTGATGCTGCTGCTCTTCGATTTGGGCAAGAACTTCCGTCAGAGCTACGGTTTTCCGGTTTTCGGCGGCCATGGCCTCTGTCAGCTCAGCTTCTGCCTGGCGTTGTTCTGCGTTATTGGCGAGAAGTGCTGCCACAGCCTCGGCCAGACGCGCTTCCTGGGGCAGCAGGGAATGGGCTGACCCCCCGATGATGTGAATCTCCCCCAGGGTTCCGTTCCTGGAGACGATCGGGGTGGTTTGATGGTTTTCCGGTTCTTGCGAAACCGGGGGAGTCTTTCCTGTGGGGCCGGGACCGGGATACCAGTATTCACTGGTATCAAGGAGGATTCCTACGGTCATTGTCTCGGGGTGGGCCAGGGCCTGGTGAAGTGCGCGGGCCACATCGGAGAGGGTTTTTTCAAGAGCTTTTTGGGGGCTGAGGTCTTTTGTAACCCTGTAGATGCAGGATAGTTCCTTTTCACGTTCCTGCAGTTCTCCGGGAAGGTCCATGGTGAGAATCTATCGACCCCGTCTGGTTCCGTCAATGCAGATTTTTTTGGGGTCTTATATCCGATTATGCTGATTTGTGTGGGGAAATATGGATTGTTGTTGACGAGCGAAAGAATTGT of the Alkalispirochaeta americana genome contains:
- a CDS encoding GNAT family N-acetyltransferase — its product is MVKSLPMDIAIQSLSTVQTDLRQKLSQGAQKIFWDTAEVKNFPSEAERQVFIYKYFSYYLETNPDLFICAFLGEQVYGYICGVADTRKHRELYHCADHIPIFDDLYEEYPAHLHINLAAESRGMGLGGRLVAALEKVLRRETEACGLHLVTSEGARNVGFYRKNGFTREVSRGILPEEPRMLFMGKRL
- a CDS encoding adenosine kinase, yielding MVSVFGIGNPLIDLVFRASDQDLSALGLDKGIMHLVSQSRQEEILRYFTGSLPEYRPGGSAPNTLVALAGLGVSAVVAGKIGNDSFGEIYQQQVASCGITSRLVEGVGPTGSSIILVTPDGERTMNTHLGMCQSFSVADLDEALLKRSALDGGYLYFTGYMWDTESQKAAIRRAIEISRDAGGKVVFDLADPFAVERYREDFLNLLEHHVDVVFANRREAEILLGNAAGKGDPREMVQSIAQMVSVAALKVGKEGSFVADSQIRKIDARVVKALDTTGAGDMYAAGFLAGLVAGADPGQCGEIAGYLAEEVIQRVGAQFGIDEMRTLRSSLPGFLSL
- a CDS encoding Hpt domain-containing protein, whose protein sequence is MSDESSLLVFDYEGFFVRVMADQELARMIASAFLQDTPGLIQKMVEALERDDYETILRQAHTIKGASANVGGQVLCYVAQELEHSARKARHDDCVTALCELQDAWTALDKEIRKNLDLS
- a CDS encoding acyl-CoA dehydrogenase family protein; the protein is MSSLNSPESFHEFISRFESRLEKLFSTTYTGKSVLSPGMPEGFIEAVLETNPLSVFVPSRFGGRDQKVSETLAMLETASYHSLPLSLTLGINGALFLQPLSKYGPPEVQQSVFSRFMTQPVLGGLMITEPLFGSEALQMQTRFRREGEGFRIQGTKHWGGLTGQADFWLLTARGETPRGDLERSISFFVWERSFGGITVEERYNNLGLSMIPYGRNHLDTVVPESHRLHSPGSGLVMLLDLLHRSRLQFPGMALGFLHRLLDEAILHTRNRQVGGRSLMQYDQVQDRLAEIQAFHTTAAALCVYSSQAASVSRDCSSDGIAANAVKTVVTDMMQQGAQSLLQLFGATGYRKDHIAGQALVDSRPFQIFEGSNDILYHQITEAILKALKKSGEHQLGRFLGTYPLTAAATPDLGQVLNFSPSPAMDQRKRVALGRALGRIICLNQVLALGDRGYRPDLIDNAVAVLKEEIHVLLAVYTGKTRTTLVEEYHDGSNWLDYL
- a CDS encoding GreA/GreB family elongation factor produces the protein MTTTKNIHLSSTEHQKLTGILKSMKSKGNLKALHLKTLLAELSDAVIVPEGHIPENIVGMGSTVEYHNPLSGTTEKARLVFPVEADAEKRNISVLAPLGAALIGESAGTKVQCQAPDTTWVVEILSVTH
- a CDS encoding LuxR C-terminal-related transcriptional regulator, translating into MDLPGELQEREKELSCIYRVTKDLSPQKALEKTLSDVARALHQALAHPETMTVGILLDTSEYWYPGPGPTGKTPPVSQEPENHQTTPIVSRNGTLGEIHIIGGSAHSLLPQEARLAEAVAALLANNAEQRQAEAELTEAMAAENRKTVALTEVLAQIEEQQHHYQTDLQQDLNSRIFPILSRLESFLTGPAEKALGAALRNALLQFGAPRTSRHRELSLRLSPREQEIADLIASGLSTKQIAHALGITGSTIERHRHNIRKKAGISCESVHLASFLRNTASTFAHGTSKSDISWK